The genomic window ATACACTTGCCACTGGTGACTCCTTTCCCGTGTGTGATGACACGGCTTCTTAAGATCTGCTTGAGCTTTCTATAGTATATCTCGCTGATATATCCGATCTTAATTAACTGAGGGGGGTCACCATGTCCATAGAACTTTCTATTCTTTAATGGATTTCCCTGAAATTTCGGGGGTTATCTGACGATAATGATTCAGGTGAAAGAAATGAAAAACAACCTGTTGTTCGTCGGTCTGTTGGCGCTGGTTTTGCTGGCCGCCGGCTGCGGCGCGTCAAAGGAAGTTATCAACAACCCTGTTTCTTCGGTTGAAAAATACGGTTATGTAAATATCGGGATTAACTGGCCTGATCCCCCTTCGGTCGGCGCGTCGGTCTCGCCGTCCAGCGCGGTGAAGATCTCCATTACCGCACAGGCGGCAGGCTATGATGCGGTTGCAACCGAGATCGTTTATCCCAATAATACGGCGGCCATTGAGGTCGCTTATAATGTCAGTTATGATCTCCTGGCCCTGGCTAAGAACACCGCTGGCCAGGTTGTCGCGATCGGCGAAGCCAAAGGGATCGTACTGACCGAAACCGGCTCTACACCGGTCAGCTTTTTCTTTCACAGCGTTGCTTCAACCGAGCCGACAACCCCATAGTCCAGGGCGGTTTTTTTGTGCTACAATTCTTTCACGATGCTAACTTTAGGGATCGATCCTGGGACCGCGACCACCGGGTTTGGTGTAGTCAGGCAAACCGAAAAAGGGTTGCTTCATATTGTTAACGGCTGCATCAAGACCTCACCAAAAAATTCCGCCGAAAGCCGCCTGGCGCTGATCTTTCGCCAGGTTAGCGAGCTGATCAAGCGGTATCAACCTGATTATCTTGCGGTCGAGCGCCTTTTTTTCGGCCGCAATACCACGACCGCCATGGCGGTCGGCCAGGCCCGGGGAATGATCCTGCTTGCGGCGGCCCAGAACAAGGTCGCGCTTTCGGAATACACCCCGCTGGAAGTAAAAATGGCCCTGACCGGTTATGGCAGGGCGGACAAAAAACAGGTCCAGATCATGGTTAAAACTTTACTAAAGCTTCCTGGATTGCCAAAACCGGACGATGCCGCCGACGCCCTGGCGATTGCTATCTGCCATCTCCATTCATTTCGCCTTAAGGAAGGGCTTTTAACATGATCAGCCATCTTAACGGCATCCTGGCCGGTCTGGACCAGAACATGGTCGTCATTGAGGTCGGCAATATCGGCTACCTGGTGAAGGTTCCGTCGGCGGTTGCTTCACGCTTGCCGGTGGTCGGCCAGCCGCTCAAGCTTTTTACGATCCAGATCGTCCGCGAAGACGATATCTCTCTTTATGGTTTTCTCTCGACCGAAGAGCGGTCGCTTTTTTCCCTTTTCCTTTCGGTTTCCGGAGTTGGCCCAAAAATGGCCCTGGCCCTTATTTCCGCTTTTCCTCTGGACAAGCTGGTTGCCGCGGTGGCCAAAGGGGATGTGGCCCTGCTTTCTTCCGTTTCCGGAGTAGGCAAAAAGACCGCCGAGCGGGTAGTGGTTGAGCTAAAAGAAAAGATCGCCAAAAAATACGCGGTTACCCCGCAGGAAATGGGTGCGGGGATAAAGGGAGGGGAGAGCTCTCTGGGAGCGGATTCTATCTCTGCCCTGATCTCGCTCGGTTATTCTCCCAAGGAAGCGCGCGAAGCGGTGATGAGGGTTGATCTGGAGCAGGTGACCTCGGTCGAAGGGGTTATTAAAACCGCGCTAAAAAATCTCGTTTAACGCCAGTGATCGATCAGATACCGCTCCACCCACCTCATCCATTGCCGCGGCGGAAAGGTTTCTTCTTTCCGGTGGTCGATATAGATCGAGTGAATATTGACCAGGTTCGCCCCTAAAATATCCATGAACAACTGATCGCCGATCATGGCGGTCTCGGCCGCGCTGGTCCCCAGGATTTCAAGAGAACGGCGGAAAGCCATGGGAAGCGGCTTGAGGCTGAAATGAAGGGCGGGGACCCCAAGCGTTTCGCTAAAGTACTTGACCCGCAATGGATGGCGGCTGTTGGAGGTCAGGCAGAGCTTGAGCCCTTCATCTTTGCGGGCCTGGACCCATTCGAAGACGTTGGGATAGACATCGCGGACCTCGCGGGGGATAAGGGTATCGTCAATATCAAGGATCAGTGCTTTGATCCCCCGATCTTGCAGTTCCCTGGTATCGATCAGGAAAATATCAGGCACGATCGCCCTGGGATAAAACAAATTTCGAAAACTATCCAGTGATCCGTTCAATTTTTAACCTCTTTCCCAAATTAGCAATAACCTGGTCAAACTCTGTTATAAAATCCGGAGAGACCATAAGATGGAGGGTCGCCTCGTCCCCGGCTTCCGGTTTTGGTGTCCTGATCGCGACCATTCCCTGAAAGGCTTCAAAATAAGGGCAGATAATGTAAATGTCCGCTTTTTTTATCCTTAAAAAATAGTCGATCGAATCCCTGGTCATAATTTTGGTATATAAAAAAGGACCAGAGCGGGGAGCTCCTGGTACAGGACTTTGTTTACTTCCTTAAGCTTGATATTCCGCTCCATCTGGTAGGTGTAGCCGATGACTGAGACCTGGTCAAGGAGCATGTCGACAGTGGAGTTGTTGAAGCCGTTAAGGTTGACCGCTCCTTTGGAATGAAAGAGTGGGTCGAGGAGCTTGTATGTATCGGCGACATCCGGGGCAGCTTCCTGGCTCAAACTGGCCATCAGGTCGGCTTTGTAGCCGAACAGGTAGAGATGGTGGCGGCGCGAGAGAAGCTCTTCATTCCATTTAAGCTCGTTCTGATATTTGACCTGGACCAGGTTTGCCTTGATACCGATCGCTCTCAAGTTGTTCTGGATCTCTTTGGCAATGGCAATGGTCTTGACCCCATCGGTATGCAGGAGGGAAATTTTTTTTAGTTTTGGATTGACCGGCAGATATTTTCCACGTCGCATCAGGACCTTGGCCTGTTTGAGGTCAAACGAATAAGGGAGAAGTTCCTTTTGGTATCCGGCCATTCCCGGCGGGATCACGCTTCCCGGGGTGACCTCCGCGCTGGCTAAGTTAACAATAGTTTTCAGGTTGACGGCGTGGGCAACCGCCTGGCGGACATAAACGCTGTTAAACGGCTCTTTTTCCATATTGAACCCGAGGAAAAAGATCCCATCGTAACCAGAGGCAAAGGCAGGAAAAGAATGACTAATGACTAATAAAGTGACGAAAAACCTGCGAATAAACTTATTAGTCTTGGTTTTCATAACGTTTTCTTCCTTCTTCGAATAAATTGCCGCCGGTCGAGTCGATCGTGACGATCGCCGGAAAGAGGTCGACCGTTAATTCCAGGACCGCTTCGGAATGAAGTTCGGGATAAGCGATAAGTTTGGCCTCTTTCACCTGTTTGGCCAGGAGGGCGGCGGCGCCGCCGGGGACCGTGAAGTAAACCGCTTTATTTTTTTTGATTGCTTCAATGACTTCCGGACCGCGCGATCCTTTGCCGATCATCCCTTTTAACCCGGCGACTAAAAGGGCGGGGGCAAAAGCGTCCATCCGGGAGCTGGTCGTTGGACCAATTGAACCGATAACTTCCCCCGGCCTGGCTGGAGTGGGGGAAGCGTAGTAAATAATCTGGCCCTTAAGATCGAACGGTGGTTGGTCCCCAAACTTTTTGTGGGCGGCATCCCGCGCGGTGTAAAGCCTGCCGCTGATCAGGACTTCGTCCCCCGCTTTCAGTCCGGCGATCGCTTTTTCCGTCAGCGGGGTCGTTATTTTGATCGCGCTCATAGCATTCCCTTTCGGGCCCGATGGGCATGACATTCAATATTAACG from Candidatus Margulisiibacteriota bacterium includes these protein-coding regions:
- the ruvC gene encoding crossover junction endodeoxyribonuclease RuvC, which gives rise to MLTLGIDPGTATTGFGVVRQTEKGLLHIVNGCIKTSPKNSAESRLALIFRQVSELIKRYQPDYLAVERLFFGRNTTTAMAVGQARGMILLAAAQNKVALSEYTPLEVKMALTGYGRADKKQVQIMVKTLLKLPGLPKPDDAADALAIAICHLHSFRLKEGLLT
- the ruvA gene encoding Holliday junction branch migration protein RuvA, translating into MISHLNGILAGLDQNMVVIEVGNIGYLVKVPSAVASRLPVVGQPLKLFTIQIVREDDISLYGFLSTEERSLFSLFLSVSGVGPKMALALISAFPLDKLVAAVAKGDVALLSSVSGVGKKTAERVVVELKEKIAKKYAVTPQEMGAGIKGGESSLGADSISALISLGYSPKEAREAVMRVDLEQVTSVEGVIKTALKNLV
- a CDS encoding FumA C-terminus/TtdB family hydratase beta subunit, whose amino-acid sequence is MSAIKITTPLTEKAIAGLKAGDEVLISGRLYTARDAAHKKFGDQPPFDLKGQIIYYASPTPARPGEVIGSIGPTTSSRMDAFAPALLVAGLKGMIGKGSRGPEVIEAIKKNKAVYFTVPGGAAALLAKQVKEAKLIAYPELHSEAVLELTVDLFPAIVTIDSTGGNLFEEGRKRYENQD
- a CDS encoding YqeG family HAD IIIA-type phosphatase, whose amino-acid sequence is MNGSLDSFRNLFYPRAIVPDIFLIDTRELQDRGIKALILDIDDTLIPREVRDVYPNVFEWVQARKDEGLKLCLTSNSRHPLRVKYFSETLGVPALHFSLKPLPMAFRRSLEILGTSAAETAMIGDQLFMDILGANLVNIHSIYIDHRKEETFPPRQWMRWVERYLIDHWR